Within the Nerophis ophidion isolate RoL-2023_Sa linkage group LG01, RoL_Noph_v1.0, whole genome shotgun sequence genome, the region AAGTGATAATACAGCCATATATCCTCCTAATGATACATGgctatattacattttatttttttatgaattattttatttcatatttgaAAACTACTCTTGTCTTATTGTGAAGAGCCGCCGCTTATTTTGAAAGAACTTGGCTGTTTAACGACGATGCTGATTGGTCGCAGAAACGCGATGCTGTGATTGGCCAGTATTTGACAAAGTGGGCGCGGCTACACGTCAGCGTTTCTTCTTGTCGCTGGTGTGTATATATAAGCGCTTCAATGTCCGTCTATAGAGGATTTCAGGGCGATCTCGTCCCAAACCCGCTTTTGTGAGCAGGCGGCACACTGACAGCCGAAACACGGAGGAGCCCGAGGACAACGCCGCCATGGCGGGCACCTTTGGCCGCAAAGGCTGCCAGCAAATTCGCGGTCCTCAGCTGAGACATCTTCTGGAGGCCAAGGAGTTCTTCCTCTTCGACTGCGACGGGGTCATCTGGCACGGCGAGAAGGCCATCCCGGGCGCCACCACCGTGGTCCAGTCGCTCATGAGGCGGGGCAAACACGTCGTGTTCGTCACCAACAATTCCACCCGGCCGCGCGACAAATACGTCCACAAGTTTTACCGCCTGGGCTTCACCGACGTCACCCTGGAGCAGATCTTCAGCTCGTCCTACTGCTCGGCCCTCTACCTGCGGGACGTGGTCAGGCTCCGAGGCCGGGTCTTCGTCATCGGCTGCGACGGACTCCGCGCCGAGctccaggaggcgggagtccCCTGTGTGGAGGAGGCGGACGAGCCGGACGCCACAATTTACAACTGCACCCTGGCCCCGGACGTGAAGGCGGTGCTGGTGGGCCATGACGACCAACTGACTTTCCTCAAGCTGGCCAAGGCGTCGTGTTACCTAAAAGACCCGGAATGCTTGTTCCTGGCCACCGACAACGACCCTTGGCACCCGCTGTCGAGCGGGCGGATACTCCCAGGTATGGCGGTGCTCCGGTAATTGCCTGGGGCCTAATTTAGTCATTTATCTTTTTAatatgtatttccttgaattgccgcctgggcgctaattgatttaaattctcttctcactcctgcgcttaccagaggcatgtggtaaaagtaagcatgcgctaattattttaaaacctcttctcactcaggcacttaccaaaggcatgcagtaaaaagttgagtgtgatgtaagcttggaccttaaatcctactgaatagctcttaatcttcttccctgtaTGCAATTTTCAAatgaccagtattgaaatcagcctcctccattttgaaaataatgacaggggaagtgtcaccatACTTGcctaccttgagacctccgatttcgggaggtggggtgtgtGGGGTGGgtcggaggcgtggttgggttgggggcgtggttaagaggggaggaatatatttacatctacaattcaccaactcgagtatatatgtatgtgtatgtatatagtatataaatgtgtgtgtgtgcgtgtgtatatatatatatatatatatgtatatgtgtgtgtgtgtgtatgtatgtatgtatgtatatatatatatatgtatatatatatgtatgtatgtatgtatatatgtatgtatgtatgtatatatatatgtatatatatatatatgtgtgtgtgtgtgtatatatatatatatatgtgtgtgtgtgtatatatatatatgtgtgtgtgtgtatatatatatatgtgtgtgtgtgtatatatatatatgtgtgtgtgtgtatatatatatatgtgtgtgtgtgtatatatatatatatgtgtgtgtgtatatatatatatgtgtgtatatatatatatgtgtgtatatatatatgtgtgtgtgtgtgtatgaaatactttgtgatttctagctatatatatttattttattatatatataaataaaataaatagttgaatttcagacggcacctatcaaatacacagtaaaaaaaacacagttgttctactaactgtactgtgcttgctgggtactaaaaaaaacaacacttacctttcactatttcagtaacctttgttctgccatttatttcttcattttgcttgtcgacggtgtaatatattgggttggagtcaataaccaggcgaggtgatgaagttacgtctctttactgtgggcttcagtcagaacagactccctcatttgccgtcaggtgcccaacaccacgtaaatctttggccaatcaaaaagcaaccccataatgctatagccaacattcaccaggtgatggcaacatagaatcactttattacagacggcgtcaccatggctgtaacttactcgctcttctgcttcgtctccttgtgtgtgcagttttttattcaaatcagtagatgttgtaacgtgattgggcgtggcttccagctccagctgaatttcgggagattttcgggagaaaatgtcttctgggaggttttcaggagaggcgctgaatttcgggagtcttcccgaaaatccgggagggttggcaagtatggtcactcgtgacgtcacaagtttgaccaggcggtaatactaagcatacgctaattattttgcgaagtgagttttACCcgtcagtaattcaaggcaggtgcatactatatgccctgcggcaattcaaggaaatacggtatatccgtTCATCAATCATCTACCCTGTGTCCCTCCATGTCAAATATCCACATTACTCATGAAGTCACTATTACTGTGGCAGTGTTTGCGCTATAttcaaatggggtcccagggaccccatcaagtcattaaAATGGGGTCCAACAGTACATTTTCGGGGACTTTATCTGGAACGAAccacactggaaatgtgtcccgtgaaatacCGTCCGACCGTAagaaaatttcaggttaattttcatacagagcaaactcatcccgcgggccggatctggccctcgggccgtacgtttgacgcaCCTGCGCTAATATTACACTTGGCGACTGGGATAGGCCGTTAGCACCCCCACacaacctcgaaagggacaaacggtagaacaaTAGATGAATGGAACTATCACTAGTTTACTGCAGGAGCATCACGACAGTTCATTTGTTAAACCTGCGGCAGCTAATTAGACTGGTGCAGTGCAGTTCTACACCAATACATAAAACATGTCGacactagaacagtggttcttaacctggttggaggtatcgaaccccaccagtttcatatgcgcattcacctaacccttctttagtgaaaaaataaataaataaaataaaatagatgtttttggtaacgctttagaatggggaacacataagtaacaaatacttaatttagagttatttggacagtgggggaacatattctaagtaataaagacctattttagagttatttggttagggttactgtccgggttagagggttaggattataataaggccatgccgaataaggcattaataattacttaataatgacaagctaagagccaatatgttagtaatttgcatgttattaagcaactaattaatggtaacTATATACATGttactatgttttttttactggtgcacaaaataaaccgtgcatgaacaccttgttcaaacaacaaaacccaacacagtgcataaactcacaacaaaatacccacctgcaaatcagtcagctgttgccgtgtccgtaatacgccgacagggagaagtttgtatttacacaatgagttgggtgtgttttgacctctgccgaacccctaaggcagactcaccgaacccctagggtttgatcgaacccaggttaagaaccactgcactagaacataaaaccgtgtcagcaacttgagggttgcaggttcgattcccgcttgtgccatcctagttactgtcgttgtgtccttgggcaagacactttacccacctgctcccagtggcacccacactggtttaaatgtaacttagatattgggtgttactatgtaaagcgctttgagtcacttgagaaaagcgctatataaatataattcacttcacttcacttaatattgatcgataattattgatattctTAATGGCCTATGGAAATCATGTCCAGGAGAAAAGTATATATTATTATTCCAAATGTATCATCTTCTGATTACAATCCCCCAGCTATCatggcagaaaggaaaggaaaggtCAACATAACTAtggaaaacaatgtaaacatttaaaaataacaataaataaggattatgtaagaaagtgcacagtatagtgcaaagtgtgacaaTGAACAAACctgaaaatatatatagatttttttttttgcagatttaCTGCCAGGACATTATGTGGTCTGTATTATATATTTGTTGTTCTCTTATTCAACCTCCTacaggccttagtggccacatacgtggacagaaccttttagctcttatttccaaaattgtgtacgctACAGGCAGAACGGtggtctgcctcacaacacgaaggtcctgggttccatCTTGCgatcggaatctttctgtgtggagtttgcatgttctccccgagtactccggcttcctcccacctccaaagacatgcacctggggagtgtgaatgttgtccgtctatctgtgttggtcctgtgatgaggtggtgacttgtccagggtgtacaccgccttctgcccgaatgcagctgagacaggctccagcaccccccgcgaccccaaaagggacaaacgttagaaaatggatggatgtgtacactactgaattggggtcttatggccacttacgtggacacttatactgccatctggtggtgtccgAAGAATatgacatacaatggaatttcgaaagaaaaaaaaagtaaaaataaggattagcatgtcactaaacagggcttcacggtggcagaggggttaatgcgtctgcctcataatacgaagttcctgcagtcctgggttcaaatccaggctcgggatctttctgtgtggagtttgcatgttctccccgtgaatgcgtgggttccctccgggtactccggcttcctcccacttccaaagacatgcacctggggataggttgattggcaacactaaattggccctagtgtgaacgtgagtgtgaatgttgtctgtctgtgttggccctgcaatgagatggcgacttgtccaggttgtaccctgccttccgcccgattgtagctgataagcgccagcgaccccaaaagggaataagcggtaggaaatggatggatggatgtcactaaacatgaagtacatgtttgttacttatggactaagtacatcatataaaaagatgatttttaatttttattctaattagggtccaatagatagatagatagtacattgttgattccttcaggagagttccttcaggaaaattaaaattccagcagcagtgtacagagttgagatcaatttataaaaaaaaaacaacaaattgcccaaatagcaaagagaaataaaaaagcatgtaaacaaacagcttgggccatAAGAGGTTAAGTAGAAAATACATTTACGTTtacatttgttatattttatttattttatttatacggTCCTGCACTTTAGAGCCTATCAGTTGTTGCCATACATCCGACTAAGGAGCGGATGAGGGTTGAAAAGATGAGAAAGGCAAATGACTACGGTCCGtttgaaaaaaatccccaaaactgtcatcgaggtgacttccTGTTTTATCGACATTTTCTTCTAATTTGCAGtactcatttttactttctcgTCTCACTCCATGACGAGAATCAACAGCAGGACAGCAAGACGGCGCAACCAAACTTGATAATTGATGCTGTTACGCGATAGGCTGTTTAGCGTGTCCCTCCCattagtgaattttttttttgtgaattacatttatatagcgcttttcttttgtgactcaacgcgctttagatagtgaaacccaatatctaatttttacatttaaaccggtgtgggcgggactgggagcaggcgggtaaagtgtcttgcccaaggacacaacggcagtgatttggatggcagaagcgagttgctggcacggccactctaccaacccagcgATGCCGCCCCAACTTGAGCCCGTTGCTCACTGTCTACTCCCTGTTTTGCTAAGTTGGGGGACCACGAGTGCCTTCGTTAATGCAACCAACTGTGTTTCATTCTTTCCGCTTTTTTATGACCcccaaaaaataatacatatatcaAACATTTTATTGATTGCATTTTGTATTGATATCtgttgttgatatatatatatatatatatatatatatatatatatatatatatatatatatatatatatatatataatatatataatatgtgtgtgtgtgtatttatattgttttatCGTCCCAACCCTAGGTTAGAGTGACCGTACAGAAACTTAAGGGTTCCCGTTTCGATTCCAGCTTATGCCATTCCAGTCCTTGCcattgtgttcttgagcaagacacttccccaaCCTTGCTcctggtgccacccacactggtataaatgtagcttaccaccgccATACTTCAGTGTACAAGTTTCTTATTGTCAAGCGCTTTGAGACAATTGTGGAAAAGCGATGATATTTATTGATACATATATAATAGTATAATGCGGTACTTTCAGTATTTTAATTTGATGAAAGTACTTGAGTAAAATCAGGGAGTTGTTTTCTATCAAGTGCTCTTCAACGGTTTTTGATATTCCACTGGGCCTCTTATAGTTGTATCCCCTTATCATTGGAACCTGATTGTTTCATCATTCATCTTGTGCAATTAATTTGTCACTGCCTAGTGGGATTCAACAATGCATTACTAGTTATCCTTATAAAGGCAGAGTTTGGACAGCTTCATGTTCTACAACCCCTAATGAAACCTACCAATTAAATGTTGGCTCCTCACAAGAATGAAGCATGTTAATGTCAGCAGTTTAATGGCTCACTCCCAAGATCCAACATTTGGTGGACATTTTCAGTTTGAATCAATGATGGTGTTTCTCCTGCCACCCCTCATCCTCATCCGCCAGGTTCCGGCTCCCTCATGGCAGCCCTGGAGGTGGCCTCTGGTCGCAAAGCCACCGTGATCGGCAAGCCCAGTCGCTTCATGTTCGAGTGCATCTCCAGCCAGTTCCAGGGAATGGACCCGGCCCAGTGCCTAATGGTGGGCGACCGCCTGGAGACGGACATGCTGTTTGGTTCCAACTGCGGCCTGGACACCATGCTGACCCTCACCGGGGTGTCTCAGATGGAGGATGCCCACCAGTACAGAAATAGTGAGGTGTTAGCCAATCACAGCCTGGTACCAGACTACGTGGTGGACACCATTGCTGACTTCTTGCCTGCTTTTGAAGAACTGGAGGAAAGCAATTGATGGATTCTATTACATTGCAAGTGTGGCACAAAGTCACAAACTAACTTACCAATAATTCCAAGCATACTCTGAATTTTAAGTGTTGTGCCCATTTGTTATTGAAtgttaattagtttttttttaactgcatttTCTTTTTCATGAGCTCTTTGTGTGTTTGGTCCTGGCTCTGGATGAGGTGTTTTGTAAAAGCATGACCTAGGCTACAAGGCAGATATGAAGAGCACAATCCTTATCACACATTATATACTGTGACTGTATATATTACAATGATACCCATTCGACAATCTGTCTCACATCTGCGCTACATGTGCCAATAATGAAAATGTTATTTTCTCTTAGTGGTCCAGTGTTTTATCTCCGACATCTTACTAACTCCAACGGACCACACAGCTATTATTTGCATCACTGTCTATTAGAGCAGAGAAAACACTGTTTTCATATTTATGATGTGCAACCTGCAGTTTTGTTAGAAAGCCTGTCACATTTGATGATGAATGATCTTAATCACACTGTAGTGGACATCAGTGTTAGCATAGCGAGCATGTTGGTAACAATAAATAACTGCAGTCTGTGCTAAGTACACTGTTTGTTTTGTGTCCATAATCACACATGACAACACCACAATGTCAGAGTATACTGCTTTAATGACCACTTGCATCTAGCATTGGACAAACATGTTGACTGAGTGCTGAGGGATGTTCATCATCCCAGGCAACATTAGGAGAAAGGCTTATGTTTTCTAAGTATTGCAGGTAAGACTCATTCTGCAACAGAAAAGCTAAAGCAGGAGTTTGGGCAAGACAGCTCGTCAAGATGCCAACTTTATATGAAAACATCCACAGAATTAAATAGAAATGTCCTGTAAAACATTGAAGATCAATATCTGAAAAAATAAcattatctatatacatatatatgtatataacaggATTGCTGTAATATGTTATTGTACTTTGTCATCCTTCAATATGCACAATCTCCATAAATGTGTGCTTTGATTGCAGTCAATTAATTGTGTCATCACTCTGGTCCACCACGCTGAAACAAgaaaaccttttttaaaaaaaacaacttttatatatgtactacaaaacccaaaaccagtgaaattggaaGTTGTGTTTAATGTTCGAacagagaaactttttttttttgcaaataatcatgaacttagaatttaatgggagCAACACATCGCAAAAAAGTtgccacaggggcatttttaccactgttacatggtctgcgatgagatggtgactcatccagggtgtaccccgccttctgcccgaatgtagcttggaaaggctccagcaccatcatgaccccgaacgggacaagcggtagaaaatggatggatggtgttatatggcctttccttttaacaatactctgtaaacgtttggtaacagaccaatttttgaagctgttCAGGTGGCAATTTTctcatgcatttgttgacaaagtggtgaccccatccttgtttgtgaatgactgaacatttcatggaagctgcttttatacccaatcctggcacccacctgttcccaattagcctgttcacctgtggaatgttcaaataagtgttttatgagcatccTTTGACTTTcacagtctttttgccacttctgctaggtatttttaaaacatgttcCAGGCATCAAATTTGaaatgagctagtatttgcaaaaaaataactgttttccagtttgaaggttaagtatcttgtctttgcagtctatttaattgaataaaaattgaaaaggatttgcaaatcattgtattcggtttctAATACTTTATTTAACTGGTTGTGGGTTTTGTACTTGTGTATGCATTGTGTACCTGAATGTAGTCCATCTCTTCTACCGGCACGGGTCTACGGCGGTATCTTGCAGGGAATAGTTGTATGGAGGCCAAGGTGTCAGGGGTGCCAGGGATGGGGGTCAAAGGTACGTGACTTCTGGTTATTTGTGGCGGCGCTGGCGGCAAACTGGGAGTGTTGTGTGGTTGGAAGTTAACCGCTGGTGTTTTTAATACTTCTTTAGAGTAGACAGAAAACGAAGGAGGACAGTTAATTAAAGCTGAATTTCAATCACTGCATATACTTCATAAAAAAGGTATCCCTGCACATTATCATATGTGTTACAAGACTTGTAAGTAAAAAAATGACGACAGCTCTCTCAACAATGAGATTAACCTCAAACAATAAAGAAAATGTCACATCCAACTCACCGGTTGGTTTGGGAACACCTTGTCTCTTAGGAAACTTGATCATAGGTGCATGAGGCCGCACTGCCTGAGAAAACAACAAAGCAGTTGTCATACATACAATTATCCATTTTGTATTAGTCATTCACGATACATGTATAGACAACCATTCACATTATAGCCTTTCTTATACAACCAATCAAACCACAGCTTTTTTCCAGTGGATCCTTaaaatctgcggtcccctccaaggttcctcattatatcccattgggttgagttttttgttGCCCTCATGCGGGATCTGAGCCAACGATGTTGTTGTGTCtcgtgcagccttttgagacaatTAAGGGCTataaaataaactttgattaTTGACTGTGTCATCTAGAACAGGATTCcccaaacttttttccaccagggaccgtTTTAAAGTATGCATTATTTTGACGAACCGGCTTTCCATGTGtgtcagaaaaacaaacaaaatgagaATGAACAATCAACTCCCCATAACATTGAAGTAGTGGGAGTCCCTGGGTGTTTGTTTGCGAATACATGGTCCCGGGTGTGTTAATTTCATATACTGTATACCAGTGTATCCTAAAGATACACTGGTATACTATTACATTCTACGAAACCCCCGTAGAATGTAATAtttgtttttcagctgtggtccgtattgGCAGCGGCGATTAAAAtatacttttccaccacttgtggcagtaatgactatataaaacaaagtttagttttcttaagaaacatttattattaattcAACACAAcatactacatccatccatccacattGCACGTAAATGTATTTACttgattttactttttttttccatatcggCCTTACCGAAGCCTAAGGTTtacttgttaaattaatatttattatcGACACGTGCTTTTGTATAATTTGACAAGGTTttaaaactgtaagtaggttaaatattattattgaatatgatcaaaatcaagagtaagattactaattcaggtTTAATATTGGAGTGGACCCCGGGCTCCTCTAAAATGGAAAAGTTGAGTTTGAGGTCAAATACGTTAAGCACCCCTGCTATGTACGATGAcccctgcagatggaaattagcctttggccacaatctggcacattaacattgtatatgtccattaatgtgcattgtcccatgtactataacaaaggagttgtaatatacatctattggccttgtgtttagagtgtccgccttgcgatcggtagtcataccaaagactataaatatgggacccattacctcagcatcaagggttggaattgggggttaaatcaccaaaaatgattcccgtgcacggccaccgctgctgctcactgctcccctcacctcccagtgggtgtacaaggggatggttcaaatgcagaggacaaatttcaccacacctagtgtgtgtgaggttaacccctttactactgttagcCTCAGGTGGCCCttagcaaaggcctagtacctgactgcccccttgccagggatacggtgaagacctaaacggcggagcaggcgaaagacggctgcgatggcggtggaaggctgcagcagaaaagggtccccagtcatcttggactccatgccactggaccttgACCCGagtctgtcaaggatcgtgtagtgactgtctgtgcaccagtctccccacgttaaaactaagtcacgcacaggcatcctccataaagagatacacccctaccaggaagatcgtcatactcgttcgaatGAAAGCCGATGATGGTAACTATCATTGGTACATTTCATTAACAACCTTATTGTTTCTGCGCAAATGAGTCACGGACCGGTACCtgggggtggcatagctcggttggtagagtggccgtgccagcaacttgagggttgcaggttcgattcccgcttctgccatcctagtcactgctgttgtgtccttgggcaagacactttacccacctgctcccagtgccacccacactggattaaatgtaacttagatattgggtttcactatgtaaagcgctttgagtcactagagaaaagcgctatataaatataattcacttcacttcactacctcggaccggtggttggggaccactgatctacaacACACACCTCACCTCAAATACCGAACATAGTAAAAAACCATAAATTGCGATTTGTAGCAgttatttacattttaacagtTCATTTGAAATTACTGCAATGACGTCGCAGCTTGCCCAggctgtactccgccttccgcttgaatgcagctgagataggctccagcctatCCCcctcccgtgaccccgaaagggtcaagtggtagaaaaatcaTACCTGccgaccctcccgattttcccgggagactccccaatttcagtgcccctcctgaaaaactccagaggcaaccattctcccaaattactcccgatttccaccctgacaacaatattggtgggcgtgccttaaaggcactgccttaatcgtcctctacaacctgttgtcacatcCACcctttctccatacaaacagcgtggaGGCACATATGTCGCTtttacacacttaagtgaatgcaaggcttagttgatcaacagccatacaggtcacactgacggtggccgtataaacaactttaaccttgttacaaatttgcgccacagagtgaacccacaccaaaaaagaatggaaaaaaaacacattccgggagaacacctgcaccgtaacacaacagaacaaatacccaggatcccttgcagcactaactcttccgggacgctacattatacaacCTACACCCCATCTCCAGAATTCGGAGGTttaaaggttggcaagtatgagaaaaATGGATGGCATttgaaattattaaaataaaaaaaaagtttgtataaAACATTCACGATCAACGTCCCGTACTTTGCACTTGCTTTAGTACATTTGATGAACAGTTTTAGTATTGGGCAGCatagggttccaggtttgattcccgcttctgccatcttagtcactgccgtttgtccttgggcaagacactttacccacctgctcccagtgccacccacactggtttaaatgtaacttagatattgggtttcacaatgtaaagcgctttgagtcaatagagaaaagcgctatataagaataattcagttcagttatttgtaagggtgtaacggtacgtgtatttgtattgaaccgtttcggtccggttcagaattgattaacgtggactccgacttaaacaagttgaaaaatttattcgggtgttaccatttagtggtcaattgtacggaatatgtactgaactgtgcaatctactaataaaattatcaatcaatcaatcgaacgagtttgtaagcttaAGTCTTAACAAGTTTTAACAAGCTGTTCTTCTTTCtgcctgtctgagcagtgagcacccagcattgtcccacccatactacaatctgattggttacatacaaagccaatcagcagtgcgtattcagagtgatgtaacagccaatcagcagtgcgtattcagaacgcatgtcgTCAAAGCTTCagtgtcgagcagatatgtgtttagcagcggacatcgtactttccccaaattataaagaacacttcccagtcacaactactacgaGCATCACTAAgaacccgttgaccttctagaaacaaacttaagctcagctcgctcgcagttctggcttgaggtgaaggctaattagattttagcgtaatgttagctcattttgctgctgtgtgtgtgtgcgtttgtgtgtgttaggggcagcaaagccctgtctgtctgttatttcacattaaCTAATATGAAGTCCATTGTgtccagggatgaatagtctctcctattgctattgtactattttttctgcTACAGTTATATTAAT harbors:
- the kgd4 gene encoding 28S ribosomal protein S36, mitochondrial isoform X2, translated to MGGKVSSKMAAPAARVIQAVRPHAPMIKFPKRQGVPKPTVLKTPAVNFQPHNTPSLPPAPPQITRSHVPLTPIPGTPDTLASIQLFPARYRRRPVPVEEMDYIQRGGPE
- the pdxp gene encoding pyridoxal phosphate phosphatase, encoding MAGTFGRKGCQQIRGPQLRHLLEAKEFFLFDCDGVIWHGEKAIPGATTVVQSLMRRGKHVVFVTNNSTRPRDKYVHKFYRLGFTDVTLEQIFSSSYCSALYLRDVVRLRGRVFVIGCDGLRAELQEAGVPCVEEADEPDATIYNCTLAPDVKAVLVGHDDQLTFLKLAKASCYLKDPECLFLATDNDPWHPLSSGRILPGSGSLMAALEVASGRKATVIGKPSRFMFECISSQFQGMDPAQCLMVGDRLETDMLFGSNCGLDTMLTLTGVSQMEDAHQYRNSEVLANHSLVPDYVVDTIADFLPAFEELEESN
- the kgd4 gene encoding 28S ribosomal protein S36, mitochondrial isoform X1; the encoded protein is MGGKVSSKMAAPAARVIQAVRPHAPMIKFPKRQGVPKPTEVLKTPAVNFQPHNTPSLPPAPPQITRSHVPLTPIPGTPDTLASIQLFPARYRRRPVPVEEMDYIQRGGPE